In the Sedimentisphaera cyanobacteriorum genome, CAAAAAGTGATCTATTTTATTTTTGAATTTAACGCACATCCGCCTCGCCTGAGGTATCTTTCATCCACTCAGGCCAGTCGTTGTGTTTCGGCCAGATTCGTGATTTGTCCCAACCCATATGCCATTCGAAGTTCCAGAGGCTCTTAAGGCCGAGTTTTTCAACGTGTCCGTCCACCATAGCCATATTCATAGAGCCCTGATGGCGGTCTATGCAGAACCTCGCCATGCTTGTATCCCCGCCTCCGAGCTTATTGCGCTGATCGCCTTCTACAGCACGAGGAGCGGTTGGCCAAGGGCCGTAATTCTCTTTTGGATGGCCTCCCCATCTCCAGCAGTCTCCGAACATTGGAACTTTATGAGGCTGGCTTACTCTTGTAACCTTGCCCCAGTGTTCTTCATCAAAGCCCCATAAATCACCGTCTCCATCGTATCCCTCAACCTGTTTGAGATTGTAGAGCCAGTTGTTGATTCCGAAGCTGGATTTGAATGTGCCGTCCGGTTCGCCTGATACATCTTCGCTCCAAGCTGCAAAGCAGCCTCTTCCGCCCTCATCCACGGTTTTCGTTGCCGTAGGGCAAAGACGCATAGATTCCCCTCCGTCCTCGTAGTACGGGCGGAGCGGTTCTACCCATAAAC is a window encoding:
- a CDS encoding prepilin-type N-terminal cleavage/methylation domain-containing protein, translated to MKKKAFTLIELLVVISIIALLMAVLMPALSKAREQAKTVLCQSHLRQWGTIFGLYLADNNNSFMPGDTGLWVEPLRPYYEDGGESMRLCPTATKTVDEGGRGCFAAWSEDVSGEPDGTFKSSFGINNWLYNLKQVEGYDGDGDLWGFDEEHWGKVTRVSQPHKVPMFGDCWRWGGHPKENYGPWPTAPRAVEGDQRNKLGGGDTSMARFCIDRHQGSMNMAMVDGHVEKLGLKSLWNFEWHMGWDKSRIWPKHNDWPEWMKDTSGEADVR